A genomic region of Candidatus Paceibacterota bacterium contains the following coding sequences:
- the nusA gene encoding transcription termination factor NusA — protein sequence MLDLKVINSVIEQMEQERGIPKAKMLEAIEMALATAYKKEYGKKGQIIKSKLDINSGKAEFVQVKMVVDKDAVVMREEKKDEKKEKEDKRRKGFDKDDGEKIEINEETGEKIIYYNPEHHIFLEDAKKIKRDAKIGDELIFPLEEKSDYGRIAAQTAKQVIIQKIREAEKVSVFNEYGEKEGQIVTGTVQRAERGNIFVDMGRATAILPFEEQIPGEKYIPGERIRGYLYRVEETPKGIFLRLSRSHPKFLEELFKTETPELGAGTVEIKAIAREAGSRSKIAVASKDEHIDPVGSLVGQRGVRVSTVMSELGGEKIDIIEWSDDAKKFIEDALSPARVLSVSINEAEKKTTVEVAADQQSLAIGKGGQNVRLAAKLTGWKIDIVAVEGEYVEAEETKEEK from the coding sequence ATGTTAGATCTTAAAGTGATAAACTCTGTTATAGAACAGATGGAACAAGAAAGGGGAATACCTAAAGCAAAGATGCTTGAGGCTATTGAAATGGCCCTTGCTACTGCCTACAAAAAAGAATACGGTAAGAAAGGACAAATAATAAAATCAAAGTTAGATATAAATAGCGGAAAAGCCGAGTTCGTGCAGGTTAAAATGGTTGTAGACAAAGATGCCGTCGTGATGAGAGAAGAAAAGAAGGATGAGAAAAAAGAGAAAGAAGACAAGAGGAGAAAAGGTTTTGATAAAGATGATGGAGAGAAAATAGAAATCAACGAAGAAACTGGAGAAAAGATAATCTATTATAATCCTGAACATCATATATTTCTTGAAGATGCTAAGAAGATTAAGAGGGATGCCAAAATTGGTGATGAGCTTATCTTCCCTCTTGAAGAGAAGTCAGATTACGGAAGAATCGCCGCACAAACCGCAAAACAAGTCATCATACAAAAAATCAGAGAGGCTGAAAAAGTTTCTGTTTTCAACGAATATGGAGAAAAAGAAGGCCAAATAGTCACAGGTACCGTACAAAGAGCGGAGAGAGGAAATATTTTCGTAGATATGGGTAGAGCTACAGCTATTTTACCTTTCGAGGAACAAATACCTGGTGAAAAATACATTCCTGGTGAAAGAATAAGGGGGTATCTATACAGAGTGGAAGAAACACCAAAAGGAATTTTCTTGAGATTATCAAGATCACATCCGAAATTCTTGGAAGAATTGTTTAAAACAGAAACACCGGAACTTGGCGCAGGCACTGTGGAGATAAAAGCTATTGCAAGAGAAGCCGGCTCAAGATCAAAGATCGCTGTCGCCTCAAAAGACGAACATATTGATCCTGTCGGTTCACTTGTAGGACAAAGGGGTGTCAGAGTTTCTACTGTTATGTCGGAACTTGGCGGAGAAAAAATAGATATTATTGAGTGGTCAGATGATGCAAAGAAATTTATTGAAGACGCCCTCTCACCGGCTCGGGTACTTAGTGTTTCAATAAATGAAGCAGAGAAGAAAACCACAGTAGAGGTTGCTGCCGATCAGCAGTCTCTCGCTATCGGAAAAGGAGGACAAAATGTCCGCCTTGCTGCTAAACTCACTGGTTGGAAAATAGACATAGTCGCGGTTGAGGGAGAATACGTCGAGGCCGAAGAAACAAAAGAAGAAAAGTAA